Proteins from one Primulina huaijiensis isolate GDHJ02 chromosome 18, ASM1229523v2, whole genome shotgun sequence genomic window:
- the LOC140965214 gene encoding eukaryotic translation initiation factor 4E-2-like — protein MVQETQKMVTKEEPENSSTNNIGGEEYEAEEGEIVAGNSDDAESLKAMAPPPPMHPLEHAWTFWFDNPSAKQKQAAWGSSMRPIYTFSTVEDFWSVYNNIHHPSKLVVGADFYCFKNKIEPKWEDPVCANGGKWTASFSRGKSDTPWLYTLLAMIGEQFDYGDEICGAVVNVRIRQEKISVWTKNAANEAAQLSIGKQWKEFLDYNDSIGFIFHEEAKRLDRAAKNRYSV, from the exons ATGGTACAGGAAACACAGAAAATGGTCACCAAGGAGGAACCAGAGAATTCATCAACAAACAACATAGGAGGGGAGGAATATGAGGCTGAAGAAGGGGAAATCGTTGCCGGAAATTCGGATGACGCGGAGTCCTTGAAGGCCATGGCGCCGCCGCCTCCGATGCATCCATTAGAACACGCATGGACCTTTTGGTTCGATAACCCTTCTGCTAAGCAGAAACAGGCTGCTTGGGGAAGCTCGATGCGACCCATTTACACCTTCTCCACTGTTGAAGACTTTTGGAG CGTTTACAACAATATACATCATCCTAGTAAGTTGGTGGTTGGAGCGGACttttattgtttcaaaaataaaattgagcCAAAATGGGAGGATCCAGTTTGTGCCAACGGGGGAAAGTGGACTGCGAGCTTTTCCAGGGGTAAATCTGACACGCCTTGGCTCTATACA TTGCTAGCAATGATTGGTGAGCAATTTGATTATGGAGATGAGATATGTGGAGCAGTTGTCAATGTCCGAATTAGGCAGGAGAAAATTTCTGTGTGGACAAAGAATGCTGCAAATGAAGCTGCTCAG CTGAGCATCGGAAAACAATGGAAGGAGTTTCTGGATTATAACGATTCAATCGGTTTCATATTCCAT GAGGAGGCAAAGAGGCTTGACCGAGCTGCCAAGAATCGTTATAGTGTGTAG
- the LOC140963783 gene encoding GDSL esterase/lipase At1g29670-like, with protein sequence MFLLLIFFIKSLFLLIEGKPQVPCLFFFGDSLFDNGNNNNLVTLAKVDYLPYGIDYPEGPTGRFCNGRNIPDFLAEYLEFEESIPPFANATEADYLTGVNYASGGGGILDYTNYFLGQRYDLKMQIEHHAYTVSQVERILGNANKSKKLLNKCMYISNIGNNDFLNYFLEPILSPATKLYTLDQYAEVLVQAYSKQLKILYSYGARKIAVFGTAPLGCIPQILHKYQTDGKPCVEWINKDTQLFNTRLLSLVDQLNTNMPDAQFIFIDYTAISYTDIIKFGFKVVNIACCDSQSTTGLCYRDSTPCPDRTKFSFWDNYHPTEILNMASAKRMYNASSPLDTYPMDLQQLALK encoded by the exons ATGTTTTTATTGCTTATATTTTTTATCAAGTCATTGTTCCTCCTAATCGAGGGGAAACCTCAAGTTCCTTGCTTGTTTTTCTTTGGAGACTCGCTGTTTGATAATGGCAACAACAATAACCTAGTCACACTAGCGAAGGTGGATTATCTTCCTTATGGCATTGATTATCCGGAGGGCCCAACTGGTAGATTCTGTAATGGACGAAATATACCGGATTTTCTTG CTGAATACTTAGAGTTTGAAGAATCTATTCCACCTTTTGCAAATGCGACAGAGGCAGACTATCTCACTGGTGTAAATTATGCGTCGGGAGGAGGAGGGATCCTGGACTACACCAACTATTTTTTG GGTCAGCGATACGACTTGAAGATGCAGATTGAGCATCATGCGTACACAGTCTCGCAAGTCGAGCGTATACTTGGGAATGCAAATAAGTCGAAAAAGCTTCTAAACAAGTGCATGTACATAAGTAACATCGGCAACAACGATTTCCTCAACTACTTCTTAGAGCCGATACTTAGCCCAGCTACAAAATTATATACCCTAGATCAGTATGCAGAAGTTTTGGTTCAAGCATACTCCAAACAACTTAAG ATACTGTACAGCTATGGAGCAAGGAAAATAGCTGTTTTTGGAACCGCCCCACTAGGCTGCATTCCTCAAATATTACACAAATATCAGACGGACGGAAAACCATGTGTGGAATGGATCAACAAAGATACGCAGCTATTCAATACAAGACTGCTGTCTCTCGTTGACCAGCTCAACACCAATATGCCTGACGCACAGTTTATCTTCATAGACTATACAGCCATTTCATATACAGATATTATAAAATTCG GTTTTAAAGTTGTTAATATTGCATGTTGTGATTCACAGAGTACAACCGGCCTATGTTATCGTGATTCGACTCCCTGTCCTGACAGAACAAAATTTTCCTTCTGGGATAATTATCATCCTACGGAGATTTTGAACATGGCCTCGGCTAAGAGAATGTACAATGCATCATCGCCACTTGATACCTATCCAATGGATCTGCAACAACTCGCTCTGAAGTAA
- the LOC140964835 gene encoding GDSL esterase/lipase At1g29670-like, with amino-acid sequence MFLLFIFFIKSSFLIEGKPQVPCLFIFGDSLFDNGNNNDIATLAKVDFSPYGIDYPGSPTGRFCNGRIIPDFIAEYLGFEEYTPPFASATDSDYLTGVNYASGAGGILNYTNYFVGHQYDLEMQIEHHAYTVSQVERILGSATQAEELLNKCIYVSNIGNNDILNYVLNPILSPARRLYSPDQLAEVLVQAYSQQLEKMYSYGARKIAVFGTAPLGCIPQVLHRYPTKGKICVEWINNDAELFNTRLISLTDQLNTNLPDAQFIFVNYTAISYANIIEFVVSGFVVGNIPCCVTSSTTGLCFRDSIPCPDRTKFFFWDNYHPTEISNMAAAKRLYNASSPLYTYPMDLQQLALK; translated from the exons ATGTTTttgttgtttatattttttatcaagTCATCGTTCTTGATCGAGGGGAAACCTCAAGTTCCTTGCTTGTTTATCTTTGGAGACTCACTGTTTGATAATGGCAACAATAATGATATTGCCACACTAGCAAAGGTGGATTTTTCTCCTTATGGCATTGATTATCCGGGGAGCCCCACTGGTAGATTCTGTAATGGACGAATTATCCCGGATTTTATCg CTGAATACTTGGGTTTTGAAGAATATACTCCACCTTTTGCAAGTGCGACAGATTCAGACTATCTCACAGGAGTAAACTACGCATCGGGAGCCGGGGGGATCCTGAACTACACCAACTATTTTGTG GGTCATCAATACGACCTGGAAATGCAGATTGAGCATCATGCGTACACAGTCTCACAAGTTGAGCGTATACTTGGGAGTGCAACTCAGGCGGAAGAGCTTCTAAATAAGTGCATATACGTGAGTAACATTGGCAACAACGATATTCTCAACTACGTCTTAAACCCGATACTTAGCCCAGCTAGGAGATTATATAGTCCAGATCAGTTAGCAGAAGTTCTGGTTCAAGCATACTCCCaacaacttgag AAAATGTACAGCTATGGTGCAAGGAAAATAGCCGTTTTCGGAACCGCTCCGCTAGGCTGCATTCCTCAAGTATTACACCGTTATCCGACAAAAGGAAAAATATGTGTGGAATGGATCAACAATGACGCGGAGCTATTCAATACAAGGCTGATATCTCTCACTGACCAGCTCAACACCAATCTACCTGATGCACAATTTATCTTCGTAAACTACACTGCCATTTCATATGCAAATATTATAGAGTTCG TTGTTTCAGGTTTTGTAGTCGGTAATATTCCATGCTGTGTTACATCGAGCACAACCGGGCTATGTTTTCGTGATTCGATTCCGTGTCCTGACAGAACAAAATTTTTCTTCTGGGATAATTATCACCCTACGGAGATATCAAACATGGCCGCGGCTAAGAGATTGTACAATGCATCATCACCACTTTACACCTATCCAATGGATCTGCAACAACTCGCTCTGAAATAA
- the LOC140964836 gene encoding cyclic phosphodiesterase-like → MEVKKDVYSVWALPPEELRPRLKKLMEGLRSEFGGPQFEPHVTVVGAVSLTESEARDRFTKACERLESYDARVDRVATGTFFYQCVFLLLHPTPQVVGASAHCCGSFDYKNSTPYMPHLSLLYGNITGEEKKTACEKAYVLDENIGSLSFKITHLALYKTDTEDKSCKSWEKVAECELRTC, encoded by the exons ATGGAAGTCAAGAAAGATGTTTATTCGGTGTGGGCGCTTCCACCGGAGGAATTGAGGCCGCGACTGAAGAAGCTCATGGAGGGTCTCAGATCGGAGTTCGGTGGGCCCCAGTTCGAGCCGCACGTGACAGTTGTGGGGGCCGTTAGCTTGACGGAGAGCGAGGCACGTGACCGTTTCACCAAGGCTTGTGAGAGACTCGAGTCATACGATGCCCGCGTGGATAGAGTTGCCACGGGAACTTTCTTTTACCAGTGTGTTTTTCTTCTGCTTCATCCAACACCTCAGGTG GTGGGTGCTAGTGCACATTGCTGTGGTTCTTTTGATTACAAGAACTCGACGC CTTATATGCCACACTTGAGCCTCCTCTACGGTAATATAACCGGAGAGGAAAAGAAAACAGCTTGTGAGAAAGCTTACGTTCTCGATGAAAACATTGGCAGTCTAAGCTTCAAGATTACACATTTAGCATTATACAAAACTGACACGGAGGATAAAAGTTGCAAATCATGGGAGAAGGTGGCTGAATGTGAGCTCAGGACTTGTTAA